From the genome of Vicia villosa cultivar HV-30 ecotype Madison, WI linkage group LG2, Vvil1.0, whole genome shotgun sequence, one region includes:
- the LOC131647666 gene encoding uncharacterized protein LOC131647666 yields MFLNVIGHNERNRVIQERFQHSGETISRHFNNVLKAIRSLSREFLQPPQHTTSPEILNNARFYPYFKDCIGVIDGMQIPAHVPAKDQSRFRNKKGILSQNVLAACTFDLQFIFIYPGWEGSVTDSRVLRAVLDDPDQNFPQIPQGKYYLVDQGYLNTEGFIAPFQGVRYQPYEYRGANQLPRNAKELFNHRHCFLRNTILRSFNVLKSRFPILKLAPQYAFQIQRDIVIAACVLHNFIRREERNDWLFSSLGGKFVDELSDPDELPDVQLLSSMQEQIAFSLRESVSASMFDDFLNKWDEW; encoded by the exons ATGTTTTTAAACGTCATTGGCCATAATGAACGTAACAGAGTGATTCAGGAGAGGTTTCAGCACTCTGGCGAAACCATTAGCAGACATTTTAATAATGTTTTGAAAGCTATTAGATCACTATCGCGTGAATTTTTGCAGCCTCCTCAGCATACCACATCTCCAGAAATTCTCAACAATGCTAGATTTTACCCATATTTCAAG GATTGTATAGGTGTAATTGATGGTATGCAAATTCCTGCACATGTTCCAGCCAAAGATCAATCTCGATTTCGCAATAAGAAAGGTATCTTATCTCAAAATGTGCTTGCAGCATGCACGTTTGACCTGCAGTTTATATTCATTTATCCTGGTTGGGAAGGTTCTGTCACAGACTCGCGGGTGTTAAGGGCAGTTCTTGATGACCCGGATCAGAATTTCCCTCAAATTCCTCAAG GAAAATATTACCTTGTTGACCAAGGATACTTAAATACAGAAGGATTTATTGCTCCTTTTCAAGGGGTTCGGTACCAACCTTATGAATATAGAGGTGCTAATCAATTACCAAGAAATGCAAAGGAGTTGTTCAATCATAGGCATTGTTTTCTGAGGAATACTATCTTGAGATCATTTAATGTGTTGAAAAGTAGATTCCCAATCCTTAAACTTGCTCCTCAGTATGCTTTTCAGATTCAGAGGGATATAGTCATAGCTGCTTGTGTTTTGCACAATTTCATCCGCCGCGAAGAAAGAAACGACTGGTTATTCAGTAGTTTAGGGGGGAAATTTGTGGATGAACTGTCGGATCCTGATGAACTTCCTGATGTTCAATTACTTTCTTCAATGCAAGAACAGATTGCATTCTCATTACGCGAATCAGTTTCTGCATCTATGTTTGATGACTTTTTAAATAAATGGGATGAGTGGTGA
- the LOC131653256 gene encoding uncharacterized protein LOC131653256 — protein MAYVDEDGSSGSGDDVNMLDGQKRQAGVSASGGRKRGRKATGDAIVDAMMQIAAASKMRANAIMKNEDRFSISKCINVLDEMQGVDERIYFFALGLFEDHPNAREVFISLKGEKRLTWLQGKFGVSSSLIV, from the coding sequence ATGGCTTACGTTGACGAGGATGGTTCTTCGGGTTCTGGAGATGATGTGAACATGTTAGATGGACAAAAGCGTCAGGCTGGTGTTTCGGCTAGTGGTGGTCGGAAGAGAGGCCGAAAAGCTACTGGTGATGCCATAGTGGATGCCATGATGCAGATAGCAGCTGCTTCAAAAATGAGGGCAAATGCAATTATGAAGAATGAGGACAGATTTTCAATAAGCAAGTGCATCAATGTGTTGGATGAGATGCAAGGTGTTGATGAAAGGATTTACTTTTTTGCTTTGGGTTTGTTTGAGGATCACCCTAATGCCCGCGAGGTTTTCATCTCTCTTAAGGGTGAAAAAAGATTGACATGGTTGCAGGGCAAATTTGGTGTTTCTTCTAGTTTAATTGTTTGA
- the LOC131647668 gene encoding pentatricopeptide repeat-containing protein At2g40240, mitochondrial-like, with protein sequence MSFLRKTQFNFPLNPLSILRRFSTLTPKPFPDKPTATYYDNLAADAANAADFDSLHTLLNKRIQDGFFNTKRTFSFITNTNFTPSFLNNLITTISRLNPGFSRRNAFDSLITRLCKLRRADDALYVVESMSSVDSSELKACTFHPIISFLTKEKLLDHAMRVVETMNRLGVPPDLTVHNFFLTTHCFTGNIEAAVDVLKTIENEGLSPDTRTYDALVLGACRKGNVDGAMVLVRRMVDEGVPMLYSTHMFVIEAMLKMNCFEQALCYVRCFSGKDKALDNELFGCLGGKLVEMNKLKEAMVVFGEMDERGLKMCGRMRDFYEMNVRVGNDDVSCKVEL encoded by the coding sequence atGTCGTTTCTCCGAAAAACCCAATTCAACTTTCCCCTTAATCCCCTCTCTATCCTCCGCCGTTTCTCAACCCTAACCCCAAAACCCTTCCCCGACAAACCCACTGCCACCTATTACGACAACCTCGCCGCCGATGCAGCCAACGCCGCCGACTTCGATTCCCTCCACACTCTCCTCAACAAACGCATCCAAGACGGTTTCTTCAACACAAAACGAACCTTCAGCTTCATCACCAACACCAATTTCACCCCCTCCTTCCTCAACAACCTCATAACAACAATCTCCCGTCTCAACCCCGGCTTCTCGCGAAGAAACGCATTCGATTCTCTCATCACGCGCCTCTGCAAGCTTCGCCGCGCAGACGACGCGCTCTACGTCGTCGAATCCATGTCGAGCGTGGATAGCTCCGAGCTTAAAGCCTGCACTTTCCACCCGATCATAAGTTTCCTCACAAAAGAGAAATTACTCGACCACGCGATGCGCGTCGTCGAGACCATGAACCGTCTAGGAGTCCCGCCGGATTTGACGGTTCACAATTTTTTTCTCACGACGCATTGTTTCACCGGAAACATCGAAGCGGCAGTTGACGTTTTGAAGACAATTGAAAACGAGGGTTTAAGTCCCGACACGCGCACTTACGACGCGCTTGTGTTGGGCGCGTGTAGAAAGGGGAATGTGGATGGGGCTATGGTGTTGGTGAGGAGGATGGTGGATGAAGGAGTGCCGATGTTGTATTCGACACATATGTTTGTGATTGAAGCGATGTTAAAGATGAATTGCTTTGAACAAGCGTTGTGTTATGTGAGGTGTTTTAGTGGGAAAGATAAGGCTTTAGATAATGAGCTTTTTGGGTGTTTGGGTGGGAAACTTGTGGAGATGAATAAGTTGAAAGAGGCTATGGTGGTTTTTGGTGAAATGGATGAAAGGGGTTTGAAAATGTGTGGGAGAATGAGGGATTTTTATGAAATGAATGTACGAGTGGGAAATGATGATGTAAGTTGTAAAGTGGAGTTGTAG
- the LOC131647669 gene encoding probable carboxylesterase 18, translating into MSSPNKPKLVLPWKTRLSISLLTALTDAACRSDGTINRRFLGVLDRKASAKATPINGVSTKDVTVSDEHNVWFRLYTPTVTVAGDETNTKTASLPVIIFFHGGGFSYLSPASVAYDAVCRRFCRKISAVVVSVNYRLTPEHPYPSQYDDGESVLKFLDENKSVLPENADVSKCFLAGDSAGANLAHHVAVRVCKAGLQRIRVLGLISIQPFFGGEERTEAEVRLEGSPLVSMARTDWLWKVFLPKGSDRDHGAVNVCGPNAEDLSGLNYPDTVVFVGGFDPLNDWQRRYCDWLKKSGKNAELIDYPNMIHAFYIFPDLPEATQLIMQVKDFIHKRV; encoded by the coding sequence ATGTCGTCTCCAAACAAACCCAAACTCGTTCTTCCTTGGAAAACTCGCCTCTCAATTTCACTCCTAACGGCTTTAACGGACGCTGCATGTCGATCTGACGGAACCATTAACCGCCGTTTTCTCGGCGTCTTAGATCGTAAAGCTTCCGCTAAAGCCACTCCTATTAACGGCGTTTCAACCAAAGACGTTACGGTTAGCGACGAACATAACGTTTGGTTCCGTCTCTACACACCCACCGTAACCGTCGCCGGAGATGAAACTAACACCAAAACTGCATCTCTTCCGGTGATAATTTTCTTTCACGGCGGTGGATTTTCGTATCTCTCACCTGCCTCAGTCGCCTATGACGCCGTTTGCCGTAGATTCTGCCGCAAAATCTCGGCCGTCGTTGTGTCTGTCAACTACCGTCTCACGCCGGAGCATCCTTATCCGTCGCAATATGACGACGGGGAATCCGTGTTAAAATTCCTCGACGAAAACAAATCAGTTTTACCGGAAAATGCTGACGTGTCAAAATGTTTCCTCGCCGGGGACAGTGCAGGTGCGAATCTAGCGCACCACGTGGCGGTTCGGGTCTGCAAAGCGGGGCTCCAGAGAATCCGGGTCCTCGGGTTGATTTCGATCCAACCGTTTTTCGGTGGAGAGGAGCGGACGGAAGCCGAGGTTCGTCTCGAGGGATCGCCGTTGGTGTCGATGGCGAGGACCGATTGGCTGTGGAAGGTGTTTTTGCCGAAGGGATCGGATCGGGATCATGGCGCGGTTAATGTTTGCGGGCCGAATGCGGAGGATTTGTCGGGTTTGAATTACCCGGATACAGTTGTTTTTGTGGGCGGTTTTGACCCGTTAAATGATTGGCAAAGGAggtattgtgattggttgaagAAATCAGgaaaaaatgctgagttgattgACTATCCTAATATGATTCATGCTTTTTATATTTTTCCTGATTTGCCTGAAGCTACTCAGTTGATTATGCAAGTTAAGGATTTTATTCATAAGAgagtttaa